The proteins below come from a single Triticum aestivum cultivar Chinese Spring chromosome 5D, IWGSC CS RefSeq v2.1, whole genome shotgun sequence genomic window:
- the LOC123120950 gene encoding arginine decarboxylase 1-like, whose product MMCPARVRAWTKTSINLLSLFLIIGLGIDYDGTHSAQTDMSVAYSLEEYVAAVVAGVGRVCDRKGVQHPVICSESGRAVVSHHSVLIFEAFSATAPASNMMDPATAYLLDELTDDCRSDYRNLMVSAVRGDFDTYGLYADQLKRHCAEQFKEGVLGLEHLAAVDGLCEIVARGMGAAEGPRRYHINLSVFTSLPDMWAIEQLFPIIPIQRLQERPAVDGVLSDLTCDSDGKVDQFIGGRSSLPLHELPTHGTRGYYLGMFLGGAYQEALGGLHNLFGGPSVVRVSQSDGPHCERGFMVWSREDKSISCRQTHEM is encoded by the coding sequence ATGATGTGTCCGGCGCGCGTACGTGCCTGGACAAAGACATCAATCAATTTACTATCATTGTTCTTAATCATAGGCCTCGGCATCGACTACGACGGGACGCACTCGGCGCAGACTGACATGTCGGTGGCCTACAGCCTGGAGGAGTACGTGgcggccgtggtcgccggcgtcggccGCGTCTGCGACCGCAAGGGCGTGCAACACCCTGTCATCTGCAGCGAGAGCGGCCGCGCGGTGGTGTCGCACCACTCGGTCCTCATCTTCGAGGCCTTCTCCGCGACGGCGCCGGCTTCCAACATGATGGACCCGGCCACCGCCTACCTGCTCGACGAGCTCACCGATGACTGCCGCAGCGATTACCGCAACCTCATGGTCTCGGCCGTGCGCGGCGACTTCGACACCTACGGCCTGTACGCGGACCAGCTGAAGCGGCACTGCGCCGAGCAGTTCAAGGAGGGGGTCCTCGGGCTGGAGCACCTCGCCGCCGTGGACGGGCTCTGCGAGATCGTCGCCCGCGGCATGGGCGCGGCGGAGGGGCCGCGCAGGTACCACATCAACCTGTCCGTGTTCACCTCGCTGCCGGACATGTGGGCCATCGAGCAGCTCTTCCCCATCATCCCCATCCAGCGCCTCCAGGAGCGGCCCGCCGTGGACGGCGTCCTCTCGGACCTGACCTGCGACAGCGACGGCAAGGTGGACCAGTTCATCGGCGGCAGGAGTAGCCTCCCCCTGCACGAGCTCCCCACCCACGGCACCCGCGGCTACTACCTGGGCATGTTCCTGGGCGGCGCCTACCAGGAGGCGCTCGGCGGCCTGCACAACCTGTTCGGCGGGCCGAGCGTGGTGCGCGTCTCCCAGAGCGACGGGCCGCACTGCGAGAGAGGTTTCATGGTCTGGAGCAGAGAGGACAAATCCATCTCGTGCAGGCAAACCCACGAGATGTAG